One Nostoc punctiforme PCC 73102 DNA window includes the following coding sequences:
- a CDS encoding fumarylacetoacetate hydrolase family protein, which translates to MAQRYVRIQNQEGQIYYGILQLSLNVQVLDAPPWLQGQPTDLTLTPENYQILAPCAPSKIVAVGKNYAEHAAEMGTPVPSEPLIFLKPPTTIIPSEKEIKYPPQSQRVDYEGELALVIGDYAFECTPEVAQTKIWGYTIANDVTARDLQKLDAQWTRAKGFDTFCPLGPWIVRELNPGARLQTFVNDDVNPVQSACIDQMVFSPDVLVSYISQVMTLLPGDLILTGTPEGVSQLHPGDRVRVEIEGIGRLENTIVAR; encoded by the coding sequence ATGGCACAGCGCTACGTGCGAATTCAAAATCAAGAAGGACAGATTTACTATGGGATACTACAACTATCCCTCAATGTGCAGGTGCTAGATGCTCCGCCCTGGTTACAAGGACAACCAACTGATTTAACTTTGACACCAGAAAATTATCAAATTCTGGCTCCTTGCGCTCCCTCAAAAATTGTGGCGGTGGGTAAGAATTATGCAGAACATGCTGCCGAAATGGGAACTCCAGTACCTTCTGAACCACTAATCTTTCTCAAGCCACCCACGACTATCATTCCATCTGAGAAGGAAATTAAGTATCCTCCCCAGTCACAAAGAGTTGACTACGAAGGAGAATTAGCATTAGTGATTGGCGATTACGCTTTTGAATGTACACCAGAGGTAGCCCAAACAAAAATTTGGGGCTATACCATCGCCAATGACGTAACAGCGCGGGATTTACAAAAACTGGATGCTCAATGGACGCGAGCCAAAGGTTTTGATACTTTCTGTCCTTTAGGCCCTTGGATTGTACGGGAGTTAAATCCAGGAGCGAGATTGCAGACTTTTGTGAATGACGATGTTAACCCAGTTCAATCTGCCTGTATCGATCAGATGGTGTTTTCCCCTGATGTTTTAGTTTCCTACATTAGCCAGGTAATGACGCTACTACCAGGTGATTTGATACTTACAGGTACACCAGAGGGTGTAAGTCAATTACATCCAGGCGATCGCGTCCGCGTCGAAATTGAAGGTATTGGTCGCCTGGAAAATACCATAGTGGCTCGTTAA
- a CDS encoding photosynthesis system II assembly factor Ycf48, translated as MHSIVKGWQRIAALLIVVIMCIGCSKVPSVSYNPWKVISVPTDSNLLDIAFTNNPEHGYLVGSNATLLETNDGGNSWKPITLQLDEQKYRFDSVSFAGKEGWIAGEPGLLLHTTDEGASWSRIPLSEKLPGSPIAVKALADNTAEMATNVGAIYKTTDGGKNWKAQVESAVGVVRNLERSADGKYVAVSAKGSFYSTWEPGQDAWVPHNRNSSRRVENMGFGDNGQLWLLARGGQVQFSDPTKPEEWQEAKYPELSTSWGLLDLAYRTPEEIWVGGGSGNLLRSADGGKTWEKDRDIEEVAANLYKIVFLEPERGFIIGDRGVLLKYLPNPEITSPEAA; from the coding sequence ATGCATTCAATTGTGAAAGGTTGGCAAAGAATAGCTGCCTTGTTAATAGTAGTCATCATGTGCATCGGTTGTAGCAAAGTTCCTTCTGTTAGCTACAACCCTTGGAAAGTCATTTCTGTGCCAACAGACTCGAATCTACTGGATATTGCTTTTACTAATAACCCTGAGCATGGCTACTTAGTAGGTAGCAATGCCACCCTATTGGAAACCAATGACGGTGGTAATAGCTGGAAACCAATAACATTACAACTGGATGAGCAAAAGTATCGTTTTGACTCAGTAAGTTTTGCAGGCAAAGAAGGCTGGATTGCCGGAGAGCCTGGATTGTTGCTTCATACTACTGATGAAGGTGCTTCTTGGTCGCGTATTCCCCTGAGCGAAAAGCTACCAGGTAGTCCGATCGCAGTTAAGGCACTAGCAGACAATACAGCTGAAATGGCTACTAATGTTGGAGCCATATATAAGACCACAGACGGCGGCAAAAACTGGAAAGCCCAGGTGGAATCAGCAGTGGGTGTGGTGCGTAACTTAGAGCGTTCTGCTGATGGTAAGTATGTTGCTGTTTCCGCTAAGGGTAGTTTCTACTCGACTTGGGAACCAGGCCAAGATGCTTGGGTTCCCCATAACCGCAATAGTTCTCGGCGAGTAGAAAACATGGGCTTTGGTGACAATGGGCAATTGTGGTTGCTAGCTAGAGGAGGTCAAGTTCAGTTTAGTGACCCAACTAAACCTGAAGAATGGCAAGAGGCAAAATATCCAGAGTTATCTACCAGTTGGGGTTTACTGGATTTGGCATATCGCACACCCGAAGAAATTTGGGTAGGTGGCGGTAGCGGTAATTTGCTACGGAGTGCCGACGGTGGCAAAACCTGGGAAAAAGACCGTGACATAGAAGAAGTTGCAGCTAATTTGTACAAGATTGTGTTTTTGGAGCCAGAGCGGGGATTTATAATTGGCGATCGCGGCGTTTTGCTCAAATATCTACCAAATCCTGAAATAACTTCCCCAGAGGCGGCTTAG
- the psbE gene encoding cytochrome b559 subunit alpha — MSGTTGERPFSDIITSVRYWVIHSITIPALFIAGWLFVSTGLAYDAFGTPRPNEYFTPARQEVPIVKNRFEAKKQVEQFIGK; from the coding sequence ATGTCAGGTACCACTGGAGAACGTCCGTTTTCGGACATCATTACTAGCGTTCGTTACTGGGTAATTCACAGCATCACCATCCCGGCATTATTTATTGCTGGTTGGCTATTTGTCAGCACCGGACTGGCTTATGATGCTTTTGGTACACCCCGTCCCAATGAGTATTTCACACCAGCACGGCAAGAAGTGCCTATTGTGAAGAACCGTTTTGAAGCTAAAAAACAAGTTGAACAATTTATTGGAAAGTAG
- a CDS encoding Tic20 family protein yields MSWRGSTTVSDRIFACLPYLLPLIEVFVFGRYLLSDFPPLQLLFLPLLPLLRIYYGVRYAGMIIFFALFLLVVRNEKISHFIRFNTMQAILLDIIIFLFNILTDVVGLVPVGGFAIQTLSTTIFIGIVGAVAYSVIQSVSGRYAEIPAISDAVYMQVR; encoded by the coding sequence ATGTCTTGGCGCGGGTCTACAACAGTTTCAGATAGAATTTTTGCTTGTTTGCCTTATTTGCTTCCTCTGATTGAGGTTTTTGTATTTGGTAGATATTTGCTATCAGATTTTCCACCGCTACAACTACTGTTTCTGCCTCTTCTGCCATTGTTGAGAATTTACTACGGCGTGCGTTATGCAGGAATGATCATTTTCTTTGCTTTATTCTTGCTGGTAGTCAGAAACGAAAAAATTAGTCACTTTATTCGTTTCAACACCATGCAAGCAATTCTTTTGGACATCATTATCTTTTTGTTTAACATCCTCACTGATGTTGTGGGACTAGTTCCCGTTGGTGGTTTCGCAATCCAAACTCTATCCACAACCATTTTTATCGGCATAGTGGGAGCAGTTGCATATTCAGTAATCCAGTCTGTAAGCGGGCGTTATGCAGAAATCCCAGCGATTTCCGATGCAGTGTACATGCAAGTACGCTAG
- a CDS encoding photosystem II reaction center protein L has product MVERSPNPNNQPVELNRTSLYLGLLLVFVLGILFSSYFFN; this is encoded by the coding sequence ATGGTAGAAAGATCGCCCAATCCCAATAATCAGCCGGTTGAACTAAACCGGACTTCGCTATACCTGGGACTACTACTAGTTTTCGTTCTGGGGATTCTGTTTTCCAGTTACTTCTTTAACTAA
- the rpsF gene encoding 30S ribosomal protein S6 — protein sequence MTTNYETMYILRPDLGDEQAEQAITKYQNLLRDQGAEDIQIQNRGKRRLAYEIKKHRDGIYIQLNYTAPATAIAPFERAMRLSEEVIRYLTIKQDIAEEKPPKEEKEKPTKVAATV from the coding sequence ATGACTACAAATTACGAAACAATGTACATCCTCCGTCCCGACCTAGGAGACGAACAGGCAGAGCAAGCAATTACTAAATATCAGAATTTGCTTCGTGACCAAGGCGCTGAGGATATCCAAATTCAAAATCGTGGTAAGCGTCGTCTAGCTTATGAAATTAAAAAACACCGCGATGGGATCTATATCCAGTTAAACTACACTGCGCCTGCAACTGCGATCGCTCCTTTTGAACGCGCTATGCGCTTGAGTGAAGAAGTGATTCGCTATTTGACAATTAAGCAGGATATCGCAGAGGAAAAACCCCCTAAAGAGGAAAAGGAAAAGCCTACTAAAGTAGCTGCAACAGTCTAA
- a CDS encoding AAA family ATPase: protein MTIISLRAALQSLPENAPEPVIKDLFAPYLLRSLGFQSEEIHPEYNTGDGAVDKAARKTIGDDVFLHTKSNPYLLLELKGRDINLSEDAAQYQRTVNQLKRYLLAPNCKTVQWGIITNSCHIQLFRKHGKVIYPATQCLPIDANNIDNVVASIRKKIENPTKALTIAVYNNKGGVGKTTTTVNLAAILTFLGKKVLAIDFDPNQQDLTSSLGLPLSKGSVFEALKERGIELQSTLHPYKFPLKKLNSELRFDIIPADQELIDAPEQLLRNHLQPHTLYQKLEFSRQEYDYILIDAPPNWRVFSQLGVYAADVVLIPTKHNNLFSLENAAIAIKKFIPEVQSTKADGSPIPLPIFFNGEKITLPQLAVAQQEINNILKTAKKEGFDLLPYFYPRYTNAKKDLHIHEVPSYANIASSAFSRTPAVYRDRSAHEYYKNLAKEYFL from the coding sequence ATGACAATTATCAGTCTTCGAGCGGCACTGCAAAGCCTGCCCGAAAATGCACCAGAACCTGTTATAAAAGACCTTTTCGCCCCTTACTTGTTGAGGTCATTAGGGTTTCAATCTGAAGAAATTCATCCTGAATATAACACTGGTGACGGAGCTGTTGATAAAGCAGCCAGGAAAACTATTGGAGATGATGTCTTTTTACATACAAAATCTAATCCATACCTGCTACTGGAATTGAAAGGGAGGGATATTAATTTATCTGAAGATGCTGCACAGTATCAAAGAACAGTTAATCAACTTAAACGTTACCTACTTGCACCTAATTGCAAAACAGTACAGTGGGGAATTATTACTAATTCTTGCCATATTCAACTGTTTCGCAAGCATGGAAAAGTGATTTATCCTGCTACACAGTGTCTTCCAATTGATGCAAATAATATTGATAATGTAGTCGCTTCAATTAGGAAAAAAATTGAAAATCCTACAAAAGCCTTAACCATCGCGGTTTATAACAATAAAGGTGGAGTAGGTAAAACAACAACTACCGTCAACTTGGCAGCTATCTTAACTTTTTTAGGGAAAAAGGTTTTAGCGATCGATTTCGATCCAAACCAACAAGATTTAACGAGTTCTTTAGGCCTTCCACTAAGCAAAGGTAGTGTATTTGAGGCTCTTAAGGAACGGGGTATAGAACTTCAAAGTACTCTACATCCTTATAAATTCCCCTTAAAGAAGCTTAATTCAGAACTTAGATTTGATATTATCCCTGCCGATCAAGAACTGATAGATGCACCTGAACAGCTCTTGCGTAATCATTTGCAACCTCACACTCTTTATCAAAAGCTAGAATTCTCAAGACAAGAATACGACTATATTTTGATAGATGCACCACCCAACTGGCGAGTGTTTAGCCAGCTAGGTGTATATGCGGCTGATGTCGTTCTCATTCCCACTAAGCATAACAATCTTTTCTCTTTAGAAAATGCAGCAATAGCAATCAAGAAATTCATTCCTGAAGTCCAATCTACAAAAGCTGATGGTAGCCCCATTCCATTGCCAATTTTTTTCAATGGAGAAAAGATTACACTACCTCAGTTAGCAGTTGCTCAACAAGAAATTAATAATATTCTTAAAACTGCTAAAAAAGAGGGATTTGATTTATTGCCTTACTTCTATCCCAGGTATACCAATGCCAAAAAAGACCTTCATATTCATGAGGTTCCAAGCTACGCTAACATAGCTAGTTCAGCTTTCTCACGCACTCCTGCGGTTTATCGAGATCGATCTGCTCATGAATATTACAAAAATCTAGCAAAGGAGTATTTTTTATAA
- a CDS encoding Rho termination factor N-terminal domain-containing protein, with protein sequence MHLYLDEIDPGEGTNAPEFLIKASAHLLNQKEGRNWIPVIVKETGKDKYQVIANSFIYAIAEAARLDRVWCIITDGSDETVEVTKVLAKEEIPKINLSKASRDEIMAALEYLVEQPGSVLKAVKPAIATNRIDEAPREYWKTLDPILNLKCGITKGKKLDALNKVFYLTPQPMPDTITDTAILQTMTIADLKAIAKKRGITGITKMKKDNLVKALSKP encoded by the coding sequence ATGCATTTATATTTAGATGAAATTGACCCCGGCGAAGGAACTAATGCACCTGAATTTTTGATTAAAGCTTCAGCTCATTTGCTCAACCAGAAGGAGGGAAGAAATTGGATTCCAGTGATTGTGAAAGAAACTGGCAAAGATAAGTATCAAGTAATTGCTAACTCTTTCATTTATGCAATCGCAGAGGCCGCTCGCTTAGATCGCGTTTGGTGCATTATTACTGATGGTAGTGATGAGACAGTTGAAGTCACAAAAGTACTAGCAAAAGAAGAAATTCCAAAAATCAATCTCTCTAAGGCATCTAGAGATGAAATCATGGCAGCATTAGAATACTTAGTTGAACAACCAGGTAGTGTTCTTAAAGCAGTTAAACCTGCTATAGCTACAAACCGGATTGATGAAGCTCCTCGTGAATATTGGAAGACATTAGATCCAATTCTTAATCTGAAATGTGGCATTACCAAAGGGAAAAAACTTGATGCTTTAAATAAAGTTTTTTATCTAACTCCTCAACCAATGCCAGATACAATTACTGACACTGCTATTCTCCAAACAATGACAATAGCTGATTTAAAAGCGATCGCGAAGAAACGAGGAATTACTGGCATCACTAAGATGAAAAAAGACAATCTTGTTAAAGCATTGAGTAAACCTTAA
- a CDS encoding ATP-binding protein, protein MSEDLLNSFQEAYSNLELFPLMERNEMERFRVEYGDDLIADLNQLVEDSPNGDGKIVFTGHRGCGKSTLLAEFSRQIQDKYFVVLFSIADKIEMSAVNHINILFAIAVNLMTEAEARKVDIPQSTKEALYKWFATRTRTEESNLQAEVSIGFDLLKLISSKLKADASVRDEIKQEFERKLSDLVARINEIAALIQAATKQNVLVIIDDLDKLDLGRVNEIYRDNIKALCQPNFQIIYTIPIAVLRETFISTIIATETNDQVVAMPVLKIFDKGKNRFPNAQPRREATKILGEVLQKRIPNELIAAETAEKIVIYSGGVLRELIRISKECCRICLRTIRRNPSAEVIIDDKILLQAINKIRNDFSIRLGKTDIDILQSVYEQFMPNDPKQAEFLDLLHGLYVLEYRTDETWYDVHPIIIESLKRQGAINVK, encoded by the coding sequence ATGTCTGAAGACTTATTAAACTCCTTTCAAGAAGCATACAGTAATCTCGAACTATTTCCGTTGATGGAACGGAATGAAATGGAAAGATTTCGAGTCGAATATGGTGATGATTTGATTGCAGACCTGAACCAATTAGTGGAAGATAGTCCTAATGGAGATGGCAAAATTGTCTTTACAGGACATCGCGGATGTGGTAAGTCTACTTTATTAGCTGAATTTAGCCGACAAATTCAAGATAAATATTTTGTAGTTCTGTTTTCTATTGCCGATAAAATTGAAATGTCGGCTGTTAATCATATTAATATACTGTTTGCGATCGCAGTTAATTTAATGACAGAGGCAGAAGCACGCAAAGTTGATATCCCGCAATCTACTAAAGAAGCTCTTTATAAGTGGTTTGCTACCCGCACTCGCACTGAAGAATCTAATTTACAAGCAGAAGTTAGTATAGGTTTTGACCTCTTAAAGTTGATTAGCTCTAAATTAAAAGCTGATGCTAGCGTTCGAGATGAAATTAAGCAAGAGTTTGAACGCAAGTTATCAGATTTAGTTGCAAGGATTAACGAAATAGCTGCTCTAATTCAAGCTGCAACTAAACAAAACGTTTTAGTAATTATTGATGATTTAGACAAACTTGACTTAGGAAGAGTTAACGAAATTTATCGAGATAACATTAAAGCTCTTTGTCAACCAAACTTTCAAATTATTTACACTATTCCGATCGCAGTCCTTCGGGAAACATTTATCAGCACAATAATTGCTACTGAAACCAACGATCAAGTTGTAGCAATGCCTGTCTTAAAAATATTTGATAAAGGTAAAAATCGCTTCCCTAATGCCCAACCTCGCCGGGAAGCAACAAAGATTCTTGGTGAAGTTTTACAAAAGCGGATTCCCAATGAATTAATCGCAGCAGAAACTGCTGAAAAAATTGTGATTTACAGTGGTGGCGTATTGCGAGAGTTAATTCGGATTTCTAAAGAATGTTGCCGCATTTGTTTGCGGACTATCCGGCGAAACCCCTCAGCCGAAGTTATTATTGATGATAAAATTCTTCTGCAAGCAATCAATAAAATACGCAATGATTTTTCGATACGCTTAGGAAAAACTGATATCGATATTTTGCAGAGTGTTTATGAACAATTTATGCCCAATGACCCGAAACAAGCGGAGTTTTTAGATTTGTTACATGGGCTGTATGTTCTAGAATATCGCACTGATGAAACTTGGTATGATGTTCATCCAATTATTATCGAAAGCTTGAAAAGACAGGGAGCCATTAATGTTAAATGA
- a CDS encoding Npun_F5560 family protein — MSQSDTPNIQILYTEVSQLRQELQLRDQLVQQLSQELFRLVKGNTSFMPQQQELERDLSQLQALQEQLQAVEQQVAFYQEQITTRDSEIYQLRQSVQELTDRTRMLEQVVQELPQIYRRKFEERMTPVREKVAMLQRENRQLQAELQSVSYRLALKTRNASHSGIDLPNFPRPASEQTNLSTPQNA, encoded by the coding sequence GTGAGCCAATCTGATACACCCAATATTCAAATTCTATATACGGAAGTTTCGCAGCTACGCCAAGAGTTGCAACTCCGCGATCAATTAGTGCAACAACTATCTCAAGAACTCTTCCGGCTGGTAAAGGGTAATACTAGTTTTATGCCCCAGCAGCAGGAGCTTGAGCGCGATCTGAGCCAGTTACAGGCATTGCAAGAACAACTCCAAGCCGTTGAGCAGCAGGTGGCGTTCTACCAAGAGCAAATTACAACTCGTGACTCCGAAATTTATCAATTGCGACAGTCAGTCCAAGAACTTACAGATCGCACTCGGATGTTAGAGCAAGTAGTACAAGAGTTACCTCAAATTTACCGTCGAAAGTTTGAGGAGCGGATGACACCAGTGAGAGAAAAGGTAGCAATGCTACAACGGGAAAATCGCCAACTGCAAGCAGAACTGCAAAGTGTGAGTTACCGTTTAGCACTCAAAACTCGCAATGCTAGTCACAGTGGAATTGATTTGCCAAATTTTCCCCGCCCAGCGTCGGAACAAACTAATCTTTCAACTCCCCAGAATGCCTAA
- a CDS encoding STAS domain-containing protein encodes MILTQELQVILFKPQGSIDLEGGKALSEQMAGVVPQAHQLWVIDLAEVNFMDSSGLVPLVKGLKAARQSGCRLVLCNVQAPVRLILELTQLDSVFEIFPTYEDIFTGEDI; translated from the coding sequence ATGATTCTCACACAAGAACTTCAAGTTATTTTGTTTAAACCCCAAGGAAGCATAGACTTAGAAGGCGGCAAGGCTTTGAGCGAACAGATGGCTGGAGTAGTGCCTCAAGCTCATCAACTCTGGGTTATTGATTTAGCAGAAGTTAATTTCATGGACAGTTCTGGGTTAGTCCCTTTAGTCAAAGGGTTGAAGGCTGCACGCCAGAGCGGTTGCCGTTTAGTTCTATGCAACGTGCAAGCTCCTGTACGGCTAATTTTGGAACTTACCCAGCTAGATTCAGTTTTTGAAATTTTTCCCACTTACGAAGACATTTTTACTGGTGAAGATATTTAG
- a CDS encoding rubredoxin — translation MSEPAVETPVLDRYECRACGYVYEPEKGDDKHDIPSGILFAELPTNWRCPVCSAKKTAFANIGPAGTASGFKENLGYGLGVNNLTPSQKNILIFGALALGFLFFISLYGLQ, via the coding sequence ATGAGCGAACCAGCTGTTGAGACTCCGGTGTTAGACCGCTACGAGTGTCGCGCCTGCGGTTATGTTTACGAACCTGAAAAGGGAGACGACAAGCATGATATTCCTTCAGGGATACTCTTTGCAGAACTGCCCACAAATTGGCGCTGTCCAGTTTGTAGTGCCAAGAAAACCGCTTTTGCCAACATCGGTCCTGCGGGTACTGCATCCGGCTTCAAAGAAAATCTCGGTTACGGTTTGGGTGTCAATAACCTAACGCCAAGCCAAAAGAATATCTTAATTTTTGGCGCTTTGGCCCTTGGCTTCTTGTTTTTCATCAGTCTCTACGGCTTACAATGA
- the ndhK gene encoding photosynthetic/respiratory NAD(P)H-quinone oxidoreductase subunit K — MVLNSNLTTQDKQRIINPIERTNVTQDLSENVILTTVDDLYDWARLSSLWPLLFGTACCFIEFAALIGSRFDFDRFGLIPRSSPRQADLIITAGTITMKMAPQLVRLYEQMPEPKYVIAMGACTITGGMFSVDSPTAVRGVDKLIPVDVYLPGCPPRPEAIIDAIIKLRKKISNESIQERDKIKQTHRYYSTTHNLKPVEEILTGKYLQSDTRSAPPKELAEAIGMPIPPALLTEKAQKEEQTRG; from the coding sequence ATGGTCTTGAATTCTAATTTAACAACTCAGGACAAACAGCGAATCATCAACCCTATTGAGCGAACCAATGTCACTCAAGACCTTTCAGAAAACGTCATTTTGACGACGGTTGATGACCTCTACGACTGGGCGCGGCTTTCTAGTCTGTGGCCGTTACTGTTTGGTACTGCTTGCTGCTTTATTGAGTTTGCAGCTTTAATTGGTTCCCGATTTGACTTTGACCGTTTTGGGCTGATTCCCCGTTCTAGCCCCCGCCAAGCCGATTTAATTATTACGGCAGGGACTATTACGATGAAGATGGCTCCCCAACTGGTGCGTCTTTATGAACAAATGCCAGAGCCGAAGTATGTAATTGCGATGGGTGCTTGCACAATTACTGGCGGGATGTTCAGCGTTGATTCCCCCACGGCAGTGCGCGGAGTCGATAAACTGATCCCTGTAGATGTGTATTTGCCTGGTTGTCCTCCCCGTCCAGAAGCAATTATCGACGCAATCATTAAGCTGCGGAAGAAAATCTCCAATGAGTCGATTCAAGAGCGGGATAAAATTAAGCAAACCCACCGCTACTACAGCACGACTCATAACCTGAAGCCAGTAGAGGAAATCTTAACTGGTAAGTATTTGCAGTCAGATACTCGCTCTGCACCACCGAAGGAATTGGCGGAAGCAATAGGTATGCCAATACCACCTGCACTGCTGACAGAAAAGGCGCAAAAGGAGGAACAAACCCGTGGCTGA
- the psaI gene encoding photosystem I reaction center subunit VIII, translated as MAASFLPSIFVPIIGWVLPAVTFAFLFLYIERDDIG; from the coding sequence ATGGCAGCTTCCTTTTTGCCTTCTATCTTCGTTCCCATAATTGGTTGGGTTTTGCCAGCTGTGACCTTCGCGTTTCTATTTTTATACATTGAAAGGGACGATATTGGCTAA
- the psbF gene encoding cytochrome b559 subunit beta, with amino-acid sequence MTSGNNINQPVTYPIFTVRWLAVHTLGVPTVFFLGAIAAMQFIHR; translated from the coding sequence ATGACTAGCGGCAATAACATCAATCAACCAGTTACCTATCCAATTTTTACCGTTAGATGGCTGGCAGTACACACTTTAGGTGTACCAACTGTATTCTTTTTAGGCGCGATCGCCGCAATGCAATTTATTCACCGTTAG
- a CDS encoding photosystem II reaction center protein J gives MSGSGRIPLWVVATIAGLGIITVLGIFFYGAYAGLGSSI, from the coding sequence GTGTCTGGAAGTGGGAGAATTCCCCTGTGGGTCGTCGCTACGATCGCAGGGTTAGGTATAATTACAGTCTTGGGCATTTTCTTTTATGGTGCCTACGCCGGACTCGGTTCTTCGATTTAA
- the ndhC gene encoding photosynthetic/respiratory NAD(P)H-quinone oxidoreductase subunit C encodes MFVLSGYEYLLGFFIICSLVPALALSASKLLRPSGYAPERRTTYESGMEPIGGAWIQFNIRYYMFALVFVVFDVETVFLYPWAVAFHRLGLLAFIEALVFIAILVVALVYAWRKGALEWS; translated from the coding sequence GTGTTTGTCCTCAGCGGTTACGAGTACCTTCTAGGCTTCTTCATAATCTGTAGCCTAGTACCTGCCTTAGCGCTCTCAGCTTCCAAGCTCCTACGACCTAGTGGTTATGCCCCAGAACGTCGCACTACTTATGAATCTGGTATGGAACCCATCGGGGGAGCCTGGATTCAGTTCAACATCCGTTACTACATGTTTGCTCTAGTCTTCGTCGTCTTTGATGTGGAGACTGTATTCTTGTATCCTTGGGCGGTAGCTTTCCACCGTTTGGGGCTATTGGCTTTTATTGAAGCGCTAGTCTTTATTGCAATTCTTGTAGTCGCTTTAGTTTACGCATGGCGTAAAGGAGCTTTGGAATGGTCTTGA
- a CDS encoding NAD(P)H-quinone oxidoreductase subunit J, with translation MAEEESKPVPAEKEESLVQAGKVSQWLTENGFDHEFLAPDKNGVEIIKVSADFLLPTATALYAYGFNYLQCQGGIDLGPGQELVSMYHLIKVGDNSDRPEEVRVKVFLPRENPVVPSVYWIWKTADWQERESYDMFGIIYEGHPNLKRLLMPEDWVGWPLRKDYISPDFYELQDAY, from the coding sequence GTGGCTGAAGAAGAATCTAAACCAGTACCAGCAGAGAAAGAAGAGTCATTGGTACAAGCGGGTAAAGTTTCCCAGTGGTTGACGGAAAATGGCTTTGACCATGAGTTTTTAGCACCAGATAAGAATGGTGTAGAGATAATTAAGGTGTCGGCAGATTTCTTGCTTCCCACCGCTACAGCCCTTTATGCCTACGGGTTTAATTATCTCCAATGTCAAGGTGGTATAGACCTTGGCCCAGGACAAGAATTGGTGAGTATGTATCACTTGATTAAAGTCGGTGATAATAGCGATCGCCCCGAGGAAGTTCGAGTTAAGGTGTTCTTACCACGGGAAAATCCTGTAGTCCCTTCTGTGTACTGGATTTGGAAAACCGCAGATTGGCAAGAGCGCGAGTCTTACGATATGTTTGGCATTATCTACGAAGGACATCCAAATCTCAAGCGGCTTTTGATGCCGGAAGATTGGGTAGGTTGGCCTTTGCGGAAGGATTACATCTCGCCTGATTTCTACGAGTTGCAAGACGCTTATTAG
- a CDS encoding REP-associated tyrosine transposase: protein MQYRRATIEGGTYFFTLVTHKRQRLLSLPTNVSLLRNIFRDVMQQHPFIIDAFVLLPDHLHCLWTLPQGDRNFSTRWRLIKSYFSRQCITLSQENLSTSRQNKKERAIWQRSFWEHLIRDEVDFKNHLEYIHYNPVKHGLVKAPKDWEYSSFHRSVRQGTYDITWGAGQGIVFDSNIGKE from the coding sequence ATGCAATATCGCCGAGCCACAATAGAAGGTGGCACTTATTTTTTTACACTCGTAACACATAAAAGACAAAGACTATTATCCTTACCGACTAACGTATCTTTATTGAGAAATATTTTTCGAGATGTAATGCAACAACACCCATTTATAATTGATGCCTTTGTTTTATTACCAGATCATCTGCACTGTCTTTGGACATTACCACAGGGCGATCGCAATTTTTCTACTCGTTGGCGTTTGATCAAAAGCTATTTTAGTCGCCAGTGCATTACTCTATCACAGGAAAACCTATCTACCTCTAGGCAAAATAAAAAAGAGCGGGCTATTTGGCAGCGTAGTTTTTGGGAACACTTGATTAGAGACGAAGTAGATTTTAAAAATCACCTTGAATATATTCACTACAATCCTGTCAAACATGGTTTAGTGAAAGCTCCAAAAGATTGGGAATATTCCAGCTTTCATCGTTCTGTTCGTCAGGGTACGTATGATATTACGTGGGGTGCTGGGCAAGGAATTGTATTTGACTCTAATATCGGTAAAGAGTAA